The Ipomoea triloba cultivar NCNSP0323 chromosome 13, ASM357664v1 genomic interval ATGCGTCTCACATACATCAGCTACACATAAAAACTGGATAAtacttgtatgagaccgtctcacaagtctcaatccgtgagacgaatcgaatctttgattaatgagttagATCTTTAACCTCATTAATCTAAAAATTTGACacatctcacggattgagaccagtgagacagtctcacacaaatttttgccataaAAATTTGAGacaaaataatatcaaatttacACTCACACCTTAGCTTTTGTGGTTTTTAACCTcctattttgtttttcttttaataatacttttgtCAGACACGAATGTCAATTAGGCCAAATATGAATTAATTCTTCATtccaattacggagtattttaatttacattcaAAGAATTGGAATTGAACTAGAATTTAACCTTTAAAAACTTTTGACTtctcattttgtatgtaatctaTTGAACAAGTTATAAATTCATAATCTTATTAATCGGAAAAACCTAGCTACTCGATCATTTTGGCAGTCATATTTTTGCTGGAACCATCAGTTGAATTCTAAACTCTAATATTGTAATCAATATAATGAGCTCTAAACTTAGAGGTAATAAAAAAGGTGAGAGAGATTGAGATGTAGTTAAAAGAGTAAATTTCGAGTGTTAAAATATAAGAACTTAAACCAACGATGTCTTGGTTCATCACGAATTATGAAATGAAACCATATTATAGTCAAcactattaaaaaattacaagtttTTAACCTAACTTTTTAAGTATTAAAAATTCTACAATTTTATTGTTGAAGCATATATAGgtaaagatttatttttttatttttatttttagggtTGTGTGCAAGGCTGGTCTAAGATTTTTATCATTTGACTCAATCCAAAATTACTCGGTTAGCCTGGTCCTGTCCAGGAACTAATCAGGCATATGGTAGGCTAACTCACCCCTTTGACACTAGttagagagggagagagatagCGTCAAGTGTGAGAGAGGaacccaaaaaatattttccaagtaAAAGCTCTATAAAGAAATTTTTCATCAATAGctctttttcaaattttcaaacggaccattaatattaactaagctttttttttttttttttaatagaatagATATGGCTTGCCAGGCTTGGACAGGCAGGACAGTTGAGCTCCTACTTCTTACCAATCcttcaaatattattaataaataaataaacaataaaggGTCATTGCTAGAGTATCTTACAATTATATTTCATGATGTGTTATCTTTTTATTAACTCAGTACCACATTCATTGAGGcacgatctcatgacctcccaatttgagagagtcactatATGCCACTTGATTACAAAgtcattagtaactacaatTTGCTTAGTTATATTTATTGTCAATAAATATTCAGCCGTCTGATTGATAATTGTAAAAATCGACCATGTACGATACCTATATTACTTAATTTGGTAGAATATATTCTTTTATTCGTCACAATCTCAAAATTATAACATAAAACTAAGAACCACTTAGTACTGCCAGAGATACTACTACTCGTTCAGCAAAGATGCTTTTGTTCTTGAAATACAGACAAAAGAACAAAGTTGGCAGCGACATTTGCAAACTTCAATCACTAAAATATCTGATTTTTTGGTCCGGCCTTATGTGTAGATAAGTGAAGTAGTGTTATATAAATATTCtttgatatttatatgtttaaatGCTTAATCAATATTATCATTTATCTGTCATTGGAATATCACTTGAGAGATAATCCTATCCATCAATCCATGTAGTGTTGCTTAGTGTGAAGTTATTTATGCACCGGCCATGGTGTCATGCATTGTTGACAGGGACTTAGCTTGAGATCGAAAATGTCAAATTTTGAGAATAGGACTATATTGTTTTTGGGTTGTAGTGGTGGTGTTGACAgattaagttaataatttgatAGTTTCATTTTGCTCCATGATAAATTTTATTGGTTCGACTCTAAAGATGATAATGTGGGATAGGTCCACATGAGCTAGCACGAGTACAACATATTTGGGCTAACTTAGGCACCGTCTTGggtatcaatcattattgtccacacagttatgtggaccatactatcaaataatgaacattcaatataaaaataatgtacattcagtataaaaataatgtacattatattcaggggatgtacattatttgtgtactgaatgtacattatttttatagtataaaaataatgtacattcagtacaaaaataatgtacatttagtacattaaaaatgtacattttattatggtccacacagctgtgtgtaATTTGCCCTTGGGTATAAGGTTGTGTTTGACCACTCTTCATGTAATTGGGCTTGGTCAAGCCTAGATCCATATTACTTTTACCTcttttttactatatatttttttatttaaccatATATGATTAATAAGaaagacattgtggtctagtagcatcggtgtcccagtttacactcccacatggattcTTTGTGCATCCATTGAATAATTCGCCACATTTTCTTTGAGTAAAAGGTATGAAagtagccaaagaccttgtggtcaagtcaagcggcatagctttGATTCTGAGCCCGcgtccatagaataatttgccacaTTTTCTTCGAGTAAAAGGTAAAAGGTAAATATAGCAGATAGCCCTGTGCTAAGTGAAGAGGAAatggacaaaaaaaaatttaagttgaaaaTCACTGTTTCATGTATGTAATCCAGGTTTAATCAACTTTAACCCTGTTCCATATAGAAACTTGAAGGTGAtgcaataaaaacataaaatcttATGTATGAACCTGTCTGTACCATGAAACAAACCAACTCATGATtcccatatgtttttttttttgttgcagagAACTGGAAGATGGGGCTAGAGTGATCAGGGTCGAAAATCTGAACAATCCCTATGAAAGCCAAAGCGATTTCGATAGGAGATTCAAGCTGACTCTGAACAAATTGTATGCCTGGAGCTTGGTGGATTATGACAGGGTTGTAATGCTTGATGCAGACAACCTTTTCCTTAGAAAAACAGATGAATTATTCCATTGTGGCGAGTTTTGTGCTGTCTTCATTAATCCTTGCATCTTCCATACCGGCCTTTTTGTATTAAAGGTGACACATATATGCATTTCCACTCCATCAGTGGAACTCTATCTAGTTCCTTTGCACACAATCTGCATTTAATTTTCTCAGAGTTTAATATTCTCGAGGCCGGTTTGAATTGCAGCCTTCAATGACAGTGTTCAATGACATGGTTCATGAGCTGAAGGTTGGGAGGGAAAATCCAGATGGTGCAGATCAAGGTTTTATTGGAAGCTACTTCCCCAATTTGCTTTATCAACCCATGTTCCATCCTCCCCCTAATGGTACAAAGCTTCAGGGACAGTTCAGACTTCCCCTAGGATACCAAATGGATGCTTCTTACTATTGTAAGTTTAGTTCTGACtgactttgataccaaattgaaacatatGTTTCGGAATTTGAGCCagagtaaatttttaatttcttcagaTCTCAAACTCCGGTGGCACGTACCTTGTGGACCTAACAGTGTCATTACTTTTCCTGGTGCACTTTGGCTAAAACCATGGTACTGGTGGTCATGGCCTGTCTTGCCTCTGGGCATCCAATGGCATGAGCAGCGACGCCAAACTATCGGGTAAGCTCATCTCATTTGATGTTTCTGCAATTTAAAGACTGCGTCGTCTAAGGGCTTGATCTGAGGGAGTATGTTGCATTTCTGCAAGATTTCTTGATTTGCTAGTTGTGCAGAAGCAATAATTTTGTTTGGTGAATTTTCAGATACAGGGAAGAGATGCTTACTGTGATCATTCAAGCAGTAATCTATGTAGGAGTGATTGCAGTGACACGCGTAGCACGCCCCAATCTGTCTAAATTGTGCTATAGATCACACCAAGACACCAACTTCAGTATCTTCTTGCTGAGAACCTGTCTTAAAATGGCTGCAATGTGGGTGATTCTAGCTGCCTATATAGTCCCTTTTTTCCTCATTCCATGCACGGTTCATCCAGTTGCAGGGTGGAGTTTATACCTGTTGGGTGTTTTCTCGTTCTCTAGTGTGGCATCAAACATGTTTCTCCTGCCAATGCTACCGGTTTTAGCCCCGTGGCTCGGTTTTCTTGGTGCCCTCTTCGCCATGGCTTACCCTTGGTACTCTGATGGGGTAGTTAGAGCGATGGTGGTTTTTGCATATGCGTTATGTACCTCTCCCATGATCTGCCTTGCGTTGTCGAAGATTGTGTCTCGTCTTAGCCATTCGCTGGAAAGGGAAGGTTTCTTGCCCGTGCTGGGTGAATCTGTAGCTCCTGCTGGGTTTAACAAGCTGTATTGAATGCAGAAGTTTTGTGTGCAAGTATATATGATTGCTTCCCAAACAGAAATGCTTTTAGGAATGGGGATTTCTCCCTTTATAAATATCTTGTGATTCATTCATGATAGAG includes:
- the LOC116003003 gene encoding putative glucuronosyltransferase PGSIP8 — protein: MARLRLSVWWFLVAAAAGVAVVCESTAAFPVRETSRNAYATMMYMGTPRDYEFYVAIRVMLRSLSRLGSQADLLVIASMDVPPQWIQTLELEDGARVIRVENLNNPYESQSDFDRRFKLTLNKLYAWSLVDYDRVVMLDADNLFLRKTDELFHCGEFCAVFINPCIFHTGLFVLKPSMTVFNDMVHELKVGRENPDGADQGFIGSYFPNLLYQPMFHPPPNGTKLQGQFRLPLGYQMDASYYYLKLRWHVPCGPNSVITFPGALWLKPWYWWSWPVLPLGIQWHEQRRQTIGYREEMLTVIIQAVIYVGVIAVTRVARPNLSKLCYRSHQDTNFSIFLLRTCLKMAAMWVILAAYIVPFFLIPCTVHPVAGWSLYLLGVFSFSSVASNMFLLPMLPVLAPWLGFLGALFAMAYPWYSDGVVRAMVVFAYALCTSPMICLALSKIVSRLSHSLEREGFLPVLGESVAPAGFNKLY